AGCTCCATCCACATATCCCTTTAATGCACCTGTTTTTAGCCATGTATTTCCTCTTCCTTCTTTTTGTATTCTTTCGTATACTTTTTGAAAATCAGTAAATGGTTCTGCAATATAAAAACGTACTCGGAGTTTTTGTGCTTCGTTCATTTTTCGAAAAACCTCATAATCAGTGGATATACCCGATGGATTTCTTTCATGTGGCTCTATCATATGGTGAGCAGATGTAATCCCTTCACTTAAAAAATAGTCCATAGCATTGTTGAGTATTTCTTCTTTTCGAACATCGGAAAAATCTTCGATTACTTGAAATATCAAGAACATAGCATCATCTTTAAAAATACCTGTTGGATTTCCTTGCATATCTCTTTCTATAATACCGCCCGGAATATCGGTTGTCTTTTTATGGATTTTTGCTATCTTCATGGCTAATGTATTAGCCAAACCTGAATGCCCTTCACTTCTTTCAATCCATACAGGGTTTTGTTTTGTAACAGAATCTATCCATTCGTGAGTAGGGAGTTCCCCTCCCCAATTTTGGTGATCCCAATCTCCTCCTAATATCCATTCTCCCGGTTTCTGTTTTTTTGCATATTCTCTTATTGTGTTAATAAATTCTTCTTTCGTTTTTATATGTTTGAGCTTTACAGAACTCAAACGCATTCCCCCCATAAGAGTATGCACATGGCTATCTATAAAACCCGGTAACACAAGCTTTCCTTGAGCATCTACTACTTTTTCTGTTTGTGAAAGAAATTTCGACAATTCTCTATTACTTCCTATAAAAGCAATAGTATCTTCTACAGAAATAAGCGTTTCAGCCCATGGGTTATTCTCATCGCCAGTCCAAATTTTAGCATTCGTAACCGCAAATGTATATTTTTTTTGAGGTGTATCACACCCAACACTAAACAATACTCCTATAAAAAATATTATTATTCCTCTTTTCATTTTTAATTATTAGGTTATATACTTGATTTAGCAAAATAAAACTATTTACACTATAATTATTAAATTTTTTATAAATTACCCATTTGTATGAAAATGTATTTTGATTATTTTTATTTTATAACTTTTCTGTATAATTTGTATAATATTACTTTATAATTTGTATTATACTGATATATTAATTTTTTTAATAGATATTACAATAATATAAATACAAAAATAAACCGCTTCTATTACAAAATATTATTACATTAATGTTATTTTTACTAAAATTACTATTTCTATCAATTTTTATTACTCTATTTTGTTATTACAATAGGTTTATACAAGATTCTACTCACCAATGAATAAAAAAAGTATTATTTCTTCTCTTTTATTAAGTGCTTTCAGTACCTATATATGTTTTTTTCAAATGTATAAAAAAACTTATACAGTACCGAAGGACACTCCTTATACTTCCAAGTCTGATGCCCATAAAAGCGATGAGCAAGCGAACAAATATTCGTTTGAGATGACTCTTATTTTGTCTGATACCCCATCTTATAAACTTTTCAACCATCTTTTATACACTTTCTTTAAAAAAAGAGAAAAATTTGTCTATTTAGAACCTCATACCATTGCTTTTCTAAAAAAAGATGAAAATATCTATTCTTTTTTTTTAGATATACTTTTTTCCTGTATTATTTCTGCTAAAGCCCCCTAAAAAAATAAAATATATACTTACTTTTCATAAACAAAATCTTATTTTCATAAATATATATTAAAATAATCACATTTATACAACTAAAAAAACTAAAAAACAATGAGTAATAAAAATTTTATCACCGGGCTTACTATTATTATAACCATCTTATGTCTCTATTATTTATCTTTTTCTCTTATATCTAGAAAAGTTCAAGGAGAAGCAACAGATTATACAAGGAATTTAGATGGGAGCGTAAATCAATTAAAAAAGCAAAAATATTTAGATTCTGTATGGAATCTTCCTGTTTTTAATCTTTTAGGAGTTGAATTTACCTATAAAGAAATAAAAGAAACAGAGTTAAACTTAGGATTGGACTTACAGGGAGGCATGCATGTCACTTTAGAGATTTCCCCTATAGATATAATAAAAGGACTGAGCAGGGACAGCCAAAATCCTGCATTTTTAAAATCCTTAGAAGAAGCAAAAAATTCTATAAAAGGAACAGGGTTAAATTTTATAGATGAATTTTATAAAGCATTTCAAAAAAATGCTCCCAATCAAAAATTGAACTATATATTTGCCAATGCAACCAATCGTGGAAAGATAACTCTTCAAACAACAGATGAAGAGATATTAAAAATTATTAATGACGAAGTAGAAAATGCTATAGGCAGGTCATTTAATATCTTAAGAACACGTATAGACAAGTTTGGAACCTCACAACCTAATATTCAGAGATTAGCAGGAACGGGGCGAATACAGATAGAACTACCAGGAGTGGATAATCCACAAAGGGTTCGTAAGCTCCTTCAGAGTGCTGCTCGCTTAGATTTTTTTGAAGTATTAGAAATTGGAGAAAAAGATTTGGTATCTACTCTTAATAATATAAATAAACTGTTACTCAGCCAAGAAAATATAGAAAAATCTTCTTCATCTGTAAAAAAAGATTCTTTAGTAGGAACCCCTTCACAAAATAGTTTAGAATCACTTTTATTAGATCCCACAGCAAAAAGCGAAAAAGATACTGCTTCCTTAGTTTCCCAACTTCAACAAGATAGTAGCAACCTGAATACAGGAGAAGCATCCCTCTTGCTTCGTTTATTAAAATCAAATCAAGGAGGGCTTATGTATAGTCCTAAAGATGTAGCTACTATTAGTCAACTATTAGAAAAACCTGAGGTAAAAAATCTGATACCATCCACTATAAAATTTTTATGGGCTTCTAAACCCTTTTCTCCAAGGGGAGGTACCAGCACAGAAGAAGAATTTATAGAACTGTATCCTATCAAGACCTTGCGCGGAGGAACTTCTAAGCTCAGTGGGGAAGCAATAGCAGATGCTCAACAAGATTTTGATCAGAATGCGAGACCTTCTATTGCAATGCAAATGAATGCAAATGGAACTAAAATATGGAGAAAAATGACCGCAGAAAATACAGGAAGACGCATCGCTATTGTATTAGATAATTATGTATATTCTGCACCTACGGTACAAGGAGAAATACCAAGTGGAAATTCTTCTATAACAGGAAACTTTACATTAGAAGAAGCAAAAGACCTCGCAAATGTATTAAAAGCAGGAACTTTACCCGCTCCTACTACCATAGTAGAAGATGTAGTTATAGGACCTACCCTCGGAAAAGAAGCACAAATACAAGGTATTGTATCCACTATAGCAGGATTAATGAGTGTTGTTATTTTTATGATAATGTATTATGCAAAAGGAGGAATTATAGCAAATATCGCTCTTTTATTTAATATTTTCTTCATATTAGGGGTGCTTGCTCAATTTTCAGCAGCATTAACATTACCCGGAATCGCAGGAATAGTTCTTACTATGGGTATGTCAGTAGATGCGAACGTGCTTATATTTGAAAGAATTAGAGAAGAATTACGAAATGGAAGTACCTTCAAAACATCTATTACTATAGGTTATAATAAGGCTTTTTCTGCTATATTTGACTCTAATGCTACTACTTTTATAATAGGTATGATACTCTATAATTTTGGGCAAGGTCCTGTAAAAGGATTTGCTATTACCCTTATGATTGGTATCGTCAGTTCATTTTTTACAGCAGTATTTATCACAAGGGTGATTATAAATTTTTTGTATAGCAAAAGAAAAGAAAACTCAAACATAACATTTGAGACCGGGTTGTTTAAAAACTTTTTAATAGGGATATCTTATAAGTTTATAGAAAACAGAAGAAAAGCATACCTTTTCTCCCTTACCTTTATAGTTATTGGATTTATCGCCCTTTTTGCAAAAGGAGGACTCAATATGGGAGTAGATTTTACAGGTGGAAGGTCTTATATAGTGATATTTAATACTCCCGTAGTTACTTCTGATATCAAAGTGGGGCTTGGAGAGGTATTTGGAAAAGCAGGAACAGAAGTAAAAACATACGGATCCGATAATATCATAAAAATTACTACCAGCTACCTCATAAATGATGACAGCGAAGAAACAGACGGTAAAGTAACTCAAACTCTGATAGCAGGATTAGAAAAAATTACAAAAAAAAAATATATTGAAAATGAATCATTATTAGACAATAATAGTTTTTCTATTGGAAGCGGATCACGTGTGAGCGGAACAATAGCAGATGATATCAAAAAATCTTCTGTTATATCTATTGTTGTTTCTCTCATAGCTATCTTTCTTTATATACTAATACGATTCAGAAGAGCAGAATTTGGACTTGGAGCAACTATAGCTCTCTTTCACGATGTGCTCTTTGTCATTGCAGCTTTTGCAATTGTAAACGTATTCGGTATAACATACGAAATAGACCAAGTTTTTATTGCTGCAATACTCACTCTTATAGGGTATTCTATAAATGATACTGTGGTAGTTTTTGACCGTATACGTGAAAAAATAGGAATGAGAAAAGAATACGAACAAGTATCTACTATTAATCACGCTATTAATGATACCCTTAGTCGTACGGTTATTACTTCTTCTACTACATTCCTCACTGTTTTAGTACTATTCTTATTTGGTGGAGATGTACTCAAAAGTTTTTCATTTACACTTTTGGTAGGAATTGTCATAGGAACGTATTCTTCTATTTTTATAGCTGCTCCAATAGTAATAGATTTTAAAAGGAAAAATAAATAAATTTGAAACAAAAACAGTATTTAAAAGAGTTTCAGAAAACTAAATCAACGTATTATCAAGATAATTTAGTTTCTGAACTCTTTTTTAGATATTTATTTCTAAATACTTCTATAAAAAAGAATAGAATACATGAGATTACACAAGGATACATTAAAGACTACCATAAGAAAATTATTTTATATATTTTACATACATTCAATTATTTATTAATTCTATAACCATATACCGTGTATAATTTTTTATTTTTAAAAATAAAGAAAAACATACTCATTCTCTTAAGTATTTTTATATTTTTTATTTTTAATACATGTGATACTGCTTCTGTTGATTGGCAGGGACATAGAGGAGCAAGAGGTATTCTACCAGAAAATAGCATTCCGGGATTCTTAAAAGCCATAGAATTGGGAGTAAATACAATAGAATTAGATGTGGTCATATCCGGAGATAATAAAGTTATTGTCTCTCACGAACCTTTTTTTAGTCGTTCTATTTGTTTCAATCCTTTAGGGCAAGAAATAACCCAAGAGGAAGAAAAACAATATAATATATATAGGTTAACCGCCGAAGAAATACGTGCTTTTGATTGTGGAAGTGTTACAAATTCTGATTTCCCATATCAAAAAAAACTCAGAGTATACAAGCCACTGTTGTCGGAAGTATTTGAAGCCGTGCAAAAATACTGTAAAGAAACACATAAAAAAGAACCTTACTATAATATAGAATTAAAATCATCTTCTCTTACAGACCACTTTTTTCATCCTACCCCATCTATTTTTTCTGATATTGTGCATCAAGAAATACAAAAATACGTAGATACAGATAAAATAAATATCCAATCTTTTGATTTCAGAATACTCCAATATTTTCATAAAAAATACCCTGATATTCGCTTGGCTGTTCTGATAGGTGGCACAGAAAACTTGCAGACAATAATAGATTCTTTAGGATTTCAACCCGATATTTATAGTTGCTATTACACTACTATAAAAAAAGAACAAGTAACATGGCTTCACTCCAAAGGAATCAAAGTTATTCCATGGACTGTAAATGATACAAAAGATATGATACAATTATTGGGTATGAAAGTAGATGGTATCATAACCGATTATCCCGACAAGATTATACAAAAATACTGATTTCGTTTTTTTTTAATAATATCAATCATTATAATATTTTATGAATAATACAAAATTAATACTTTGGTCATTAACAGTAGCTCTTTGTGGACTTTTATTTGGATTAGATGTAGCGGTTATTTCAGGTGCTGAGCAAAAAATACAAAGCTTATGGGGGCTCAGTCCTTTTTTTCATGGATTCGTCATCAGTATCGCATTGTATGGTACTGTTTTAGGGGCTATTTTAGGAGGGTATTTTGCAGATTTATTCGGCAGGAAACTCTCTTTAATAGGAGTTGGTTTTTTATTTTTAGTATCATCTATAGGATGTGCAGTTGCTCCAGAGGTATATACATTTATGATTTCACGTTTTATAGGAGGATTTTGTATAGGTATTTCATCGGTTATTTCGCCATTATATATTTCTGAAATAGCTCCTGCAAAACAAAGAGGAGGGCTAGTAGCTCTCTTTCAGTTTAATATAGTTTTTGGAATACTTTTGGCATATTTTTCTAATTATTTTTTAGAAGGAGTAGGAGGAGATAACTCGTGGCGATGGATGTTAGGGGTAGTAGCAGTCCCTTCTTTCTTTTTTATGATATGCACTTTTTTTATATCAGAAAGCCCGAGGTGGCTTATTTTGAAAAAAAATAATTTGGAATCTGCTAAAAAAGTACTTTTAGAAATATCCCCGAACGAAGCTACCAATATTTTTAATACTATTTTAGAATATCAAAAAAAACAACTTACACAGGTAAAAGAAGCATTTTTTTCAAAAAAATATAGATGGCTTATATTTATAACTTTTTTATTAGGATTTTTTAACCAGATGTCCGGTATAAATGCAATTATATACTATGCACCTCGTATTTTTGAAATGGCAGGATTTGAATCTTCATCAGCACTTCTTTCCAGTGTAGGAGTAGGTGTGATAAATCTTCTTTTTACAATGGTAGGATTATCTCTCATAGATAAATTTGGAAGACGAATGCTTATGTATATTGGTTCTATAGGATATATTATTTCTTTGTCGTTGGTTGCAAGTTGTTTTTATAATGAATCCTTTCATAATATAGCTATTTATATTTTTCTTTTTATAGCATCGCATGCAATAGGGCAGGGGGCAGTTATATGGGTTTTTTTCTCAGAAATATTTCCTAATTCCATCAGAGCATCGGGACAATCTTTTGGATGTTTTGTCCATTGGATTTTTGCAGCACTCATAGCAAATGTATTTCCACAGATATCGTCTTTCTTCGGTCCTACTTCTATTTTTGTTTTCTTTGCTGTAATGATGGTAGCACAACTTTTATATGTCCATTGTATTATGCCAGAAACAAAGGGGATAGTACTAGAAGATATGGATGCAAAAATTATTCACTAAAAATATTATAATATGGACATAGATTTTAATAACTCACAGATAGGGTTTGTTGCAAGAAGTGATAAACAACTCAAAAAAATATATTGGATATTTCGTATTATAAACTCCCCTTTCATAGTAAAGTTAGGAACAAGAACAACTATTTTTCTCTTACGCATAAAACTTTTCCCTATAATAATCCTCAAAAAAACATTATTTGAACACTTTTGTGGAGGGGAAACATTGGAAGAATGTAAAAAATGCATGGATTCTTTACACCAATATAATATCAAATCTATTTTGGACTACTCCGCAGAGTCAGAAAACACTGAAGAACAATTCCATAAAAACACAGAAGAATTTCTAAAAAAAATTATTTTTTCTGCCCAAAATAGAAATACCATTTCTTTTGCTGTCATAAAAATGAGTGCTTTAATTGATCCCAAGATACTCACCAAAATACAATCTCAAGAACCTCTCTCTCAAAAAGAAACAGAACTCTTTCATAATTTTAAACATAGAGTCGAAAAAATTACAGATGAAGTGCATACACAAAAAATAAAACTTTTGGTAGATGCAGAAGAATACCAGTTTCAAAATACAGTAGATACTATAACATACGAAATGATGGAAAAACATAATACAACAGAACCCTTCATCTACAATACTTTTCAGATGTATAGAATAGATATGTATAAAAATTTAGAAAAAGCACATAAAAAAGCACAAGAAAAAAAATATTTTTTAGGTGTCAAATTGGTCAGAGGAGCCTATATGGAAAAGGAAAGAATGAGAGCAAAACAAATGAACTATCCCGACCCTATTCATAAAACACAAGACCTCTGCAATAAAAGTTTTAACAAAGGATTAGAATACTGTATGAAGTATTATGATGAAATAGGCATTTGTTTGGGAACGCATAACGAAGA
The DNA window shown above is from Chitinophagaceae bacterium and carries:
- the secDF gene encoding protein translocase subunit SecDF, giving the protein MSNKNFITGLTIIITILCLYYLSFSLISRKVQGEATDYTRNLDGSVNQLKKQKYLDSVWNLPVFNLLGVEFTYKEIKETELNLGLDLQGGMHVTLEISPIDIIKGLSRDSQNPAFLKSLEEAKNSIKGTGLNFIDEFYKAFQKNAPNQKLNYIFANATNRGKITLQTTDEEILKIINDEVENAIGRSFNILRTRIDKFGTSQPNIQRLAGTGRIQIELPGVDNPQRVRKLLQSAARLDFFEVLEIGEKDLVSTLNNINKLLLSQENIEKSSSSVKKDSLVGTPSQNSLESLLLDPTAKSEKDTASLVSQLQQDSSNLNTGEASLLLRLLKSNQGGLMYSPKDVATISQLLEKPEVKNLIPSTIKFLWASKPFSPRGGTSTEEEFIELYPIKTLRGGTSKLSGEAIADAQQDFDQNARPSIAMQMNANGTKIWRKMTAENTGRRIAIVLDNYVYSAPTVQGEIPSGNSSITGNFTLEEAKDLANVLKAGTLPAPTTIVEDVVIGPTLGKEAQIQGIVSTIAGLMSVVIFMIMYYAKGGIIANIALLFNIFFILGVLAQFSAALTLPGIAGIVLTMGMSVDANVLIFERIREELRNGSTFKTSITIGYNKAFSAIFDSNATTFIIGMILYNFGQGPVKGFAITLMIGIVSSFFTAVFITRVIINFLYSKRKENSNITFETGLFKNFLIGISYKFIENRRKAYLFSLTFIVIGFIALFAKGGLNMGVDFTGGRSYIVIFNTPVVTSDIKVGLGEVFGKAGTEVKTYGSDNIIKITTSYLINDDSEETDGKVTQTLIAGLEKITKKKYIENESLLDNNSFSIGSGSRVSGTIADDIKKSSVISIVVSLIAIFLYILIRFRRAEFGLGATIALFHDVLFVIAAFAIVNVFGITYEIDQVFIAAILTLIGYSINDTVVVFDRIREKIGMRKEYEQVSTINHAINDTLSRTVITSSTTFLTVLVLFLFGGDVLKSFSFTLLVGIVIGTYSSIFIAAPIVIDFKRKNK
- a CDS encoding sugar porter family MFS transporter, encoding MNNTKLILWSLTVALCGLLFGLDVAVISGAEQKIQSLWGLSPFFHGFVISIALYGTVLGAILGGYFADLFGRKLSLIGVGFLFLVSSIGCAVAPEVYTFMISRFIGGFCIGISSVISPLYISEIAPAKQRGGLVALFQFNIVFGILLAYFSNYFLEGVGGDNSWRWMLGVVAVPSFFFMICTFFISESPRWLILKKNNLESAKKVLLEISPNEATNIFNTILEYQKKQLTQVKEAFFSKKYRWLIFITFLLGFFNQMSGINAIIYYAPRIFEMAGFESSSALLSSVGVGVINLLFTMVGLSLIDKFGRRMLMYIGSIGYIISLSLVASCFYNESFHNIAIYIFLFIASHAIGQGAVIWVFFSEIFPNSIRASGQSFGCFVHWIFAALIANVFPQISSFFGPTSIFVFFAVMMVAQLLYVHCIMPETKGIVLEDMDAKIIH
- a CDS encoding amidohydrolase; amino-acid sequence: MKRGIIIFFIGVLFSVGCDTPQKKYTFAVTNAKIWTGDENNPWAETLISVEDTIAFIGSNRELSKFLSQTEKVVDAQGKLVLPGFIDSHVHTLMGGMRLSSVKLKHIKTKEEFINTIREYAKKQKPGEWILGGDWDHQNWGGELPTHEWIDSVTKQNPVWIERSEGHSGLANTLAMKIAKIHKKTTDIPGGIIERDMQGNPTGIFKDDAMFLIFQVIEDFSDVRKEEILNNAMDYFLSEGITSAHHMIEPHERNPSGISTDYEVFRKMNEAQKLRVRFYIAEPFTDFQKVYERIQKEGRGNTWLKTGALKGYVDGAIGSHSALFFEDYTDRPGYRGIQVNSEKILYERIQKADSLDLQLCIHAIGDKGISIALNTFAEVEKQNGSKDRRFRIEHAQHIRPEDVAFMKHLNVIASMQPYHSIDDGIWCESYIGKKRAETSYASRVLIDSGVHVAFGSDWFVAPASPLKTIYAAVTRRTLDGKNPDGWIPSQKINVEQAVKNITIESAYASFDENIKGSLIPGKLADLVILDKNIFEINPIDIENTKVEMTVVGGKIAYKK
- a CDS encoding proline dehydrogenase family protein, which codes for MDIDFNNSQIGFVARSDKQLKKIYWIFRIINSPFIVKLGTRTTIFLLRIKLFPIIILKKTLFEHFCGGETLEECKKCMDSLHQYNIKSILDYSAESENTEEQFHKNTEEFLKKIIFSAQNRNTISFAVIKMSALIDPKILTKIQSQEPLSQKETELFHNFKHRVEKITDEVHTQKIKLLVDAEEYQFQNTVDTITYEMMEKHNTTEPFIYNTFQMYRIDMYKNLEKAHKKAQEKKYFLGVKLVRGAYMEKERMRAKQMNYPDPIHKTQDLCNKSFNKGLEYCMKYYDEIGICLGTHNEESIKYFMELMQVYNIPNNYHNIYFAQLLGMSDVITFTLASQNYNVAKYVPYGKVRKVIPYLIRRAEENTSIYGQSSRELLSISDEIYRRKTEKQKNRKTDKK
- a CDS encoding glycerophosphodiester phosphodiesterase family protein, whose amino-acid sequence is MYNFLFLKIKKNILILLSIFIFFIFNTCDTASVDWQGHRGARGILPENSIPGFLKAIELGVNTIELDVVISGDNKVIVSHEPFFSRSICFNPLGQEITQEEEKQYNIYRLTAEEIRAFDCGSVTNSDFPYQKKLRVYKPLLSEVFEAVQKYCKETHKKEPYYNIELKSSSLTDHFFHPTPSIFSDIVHQEIQKYVDTDKINIQSFDFRILQYFHKKYPDIRLAVLIGGTENLQTIIDSLGFQPDIYSCYYTTIKKEQVTWLHSKGIKVIPWTVNDTKDMIQLLGMKVDGIITDYPDKIIQKY